The sequence below is a genomic window from Halodesulfovibrio sp. MK-HDV.
TTTTCCCATGTGTTCGTGACTTTGATGGGTATACCTATTTTAAAGCAGAGCACGGCGGCCTTCTCTTCGGTGGTTTTGAGCCTGTTGCGAAGGCATGGGGTCAAAAAGGCATTCCTAAAGATTTCAAATTTACAGCACTTCAAGAAGACTGGGATCAGTTTAACCCGTTCCTCGAATGCGCTCTTGACCGTTTCCCTGCAATGGAAACTGCCGAGATTCGCCATCTTGAAGTTGTACCAGAAAGTTTCACACCGGATAACGCATTCATGCTCGGTGAAGCACCACACGTTAAAAACCTCTTCATCGGTTGTGGTATGAACTCCGTTGGTATCGCATCCTCCGCTGGTGTAGGTCGCGCTATCACCCAATGGATGACAGACGGCAAACCTGCTGAAGAACTCTGGCCTGTTGATGTACGCCGCTTCTACTCATGGCAGCAGAACAGCAGTTACCTTGAAGAACGCGTAACTGAATCTGTAGGCATTCTCTACGAACAGCATCTTCCATACAAACAGCGCACCACCGCTCGTAACATTATTCACTCTCCTCTGCATGACAGATTGGTAGAAGCGGGCGCAGCATTCAGCATGGTAGCTGGCTGGGAACGCGCAGACTGGTTCGCACCAGAAGGCGTAAAGCCGGAACACGAATACGACTGGGATGCGCCAAACTGGATTCCTTATCAGAAGGAAGAGCATCTTGCTGTCCGCGATAATGTAGGCGTGTACGACATGTGTGCCATGTCTAAATTCATCGTACAGGGCAAAGATGCAGAAGAAGCTTTACAGCACGTTTGTACCAACGACATCAGCGGCCCTGTTGGTAAGGTTACCTATACCCCTGTTGTGAACGAGCTTGGCGGCTTTGAGATGGACATTACTGTCACTCGCATTGCGGATAATGAGTACTTCATTGTTTCTACTGCCAACACCACAACACGCGACATTGACTACTTCCGCCGCAATTTCCCTGCATACGCAAATGCAACGGTGACAGACGTAACGCATGGCTGGGGTATGCTCGCAGTTATGGGACCTAACGCCCGTAAGGTTCTTGAAAAAATTACTTCCGAAGACCTTTCTAATGAAGCCTTCCCGTTTGCAACCGCGAAGTTCATGGATGTCGGTTACGCCCGTCCACTTGCTATCCGTATGTCTTATGTTGGTGAACTTGGTTGGGAACTCTACGTGCCGACCAACTTTATGCTTAATATGTACGACCGCATTATGGACGCTGGTAAAGAATTCGGCATCCGCAATGTTGGCATGCAGGCAGTTAACTCCCTGCGTAGCGAAACTGGCTACCGTCACTGGGAAAACGATCTCACACCGGACGACACGCCGTACGAAGCGGGTATGGGCTTCGGCGTAAAATTAGCCAAAGGTGACTTCATCGGCCGCAGCGCGTTGATGATTCAAAAAGCACGTCCGCTCGGTAAACGTATGATTCAGGTAGTGCTTGGCGACCCCAAAGCTAAAATTTACGGTAACGAACCTGTATACCGTAACGGCGAAATTATAGGCGAAATTACTTCCGGTTCTTATGCCTTTAAACTTGGTGCGGCTACCGGCTTTGCATATGCCAACCGTGAAGACGGCGAGCAGCTAGACCTTGCCTGGATTAATGACGGCACATGGGAAGTGGAAGTTCAGGGTAAAATGATTCCTGCCTCCACAAGCCTGGCAGCCCCGTACGATCCTAAAAACCAGCGCGTGCGCATGTAACTAACAAGACCAATAAATTGAAAAAGCTGCCATAACACAGCTTTTCAAGTATCCCAGAGCTTCCGCCGAGCGCGGCGGAAGCTCATCCCTAGCCTGCACGCATATTTAGGAGAATCATATGCAGATTTATGTATGTGTTAAGCATGTGCCAGATTCCGGCGCTCTTATAGAACTTGATGGAGCCACCTCCTTTGTAGAGGGCAACGTAAAATTTATCCCGAACCCATTTGATGAATACGGAATTGAAGAAGCTCTTACCCTTAGCAAAGAACACGGCGGAGAAGTTGTTATTGTCTGTGCCGGTAACAATGGCGCTACCTCATCCATTCGTGCCGCCCTTGCGATGGGTGCAACCCGTGCAATTCATGTTGTCACAGACGGACAGTTCACCAATTCTACAACCATAGCAAAGGCATTTGCTCAGGCTATTACTCAAGATGGCACAGCTGATCTCATTTTCACAGGGAAGCAGAGTATCGATAGTGAAGGCGGACAATTCCCGTATCGCCTCGCTAAAGAGCTTTCAATGCCTGTTATTAATGATGTTACCGGACTTGCACTGTCTGACAGCACAGCATCTCTTACTCGTGAAATTGGTGGTGGCATCCGGCAGCACATCACGGCCGCACTTCCTTGCGTTATCGGCGCAACACGCGGGCTTAACGAACCTCGTTACCCTAAATTACCTGACATTATGAAAGCCAAAAAGAAGCCAATTCAACAGCTTCCTGTGGATACACTTTCTTTAGGTGAATCACCGTCTGCTGTTCTCAGCAATCTGGAGATGGTTCCGGAACGCGCTGGTGCCAAAATGCTTGAAGGTGATGTTTCTGCACAAATTGCAGAGCTGCTTCGCACACTACGTGAAGAAGAACGGGTACTTTAAGGGAGGTTGTTATGACTAAATCTGCTGTAATTCTTGAAACAGATGCAAGCGGCGTTAAAGAAGCCGTATTTGCCGCTATCACCGTAGCTGCTGCTTCCGGCGATGTAATTGCTCTTACTACCGCCAGTGCAGATTCCGTTCAGGCTTCCTGCGCAGAATACGGCGTCACTCAACTCATCAGCATTAATGCCGGATGTGACCTTGATGCTCATCCCGATGCCCGCGCTACAGCGTTTGCAGAATGCATCAAGGCACACGGTATTACCGACGTTATCGCCATTAATTCCATGGAAGGTAAAGATCTGTTGGCACGTATGGCTGTAATTCTTGATGCTGCACTTACTACTGACTGCCTCTCTATTGATGTAGCAGAGCGTTCTGTAAAGAAAAGCTACTTTGCCGGTAAGGCGCTGGCTACATTGACCCTTCCGGGTGACATAGCCCTCTACGGATTGCGCCCAAACGCAGTAGTCGCAGTAGCGGCACCGTCTACACCTGCCTCCGAAGATTTCACCGCTTCTGTCACAGCAGAAGGCATAGTGATTACGGACATACAGGGCGGGGAAGGGGCGTCTACAGACCTTTCCGAAGCATCAGTCATCGTGGCAGGTGGTCGCGCTGTGGGTGATTCTTCCGGTTTCGATATTTTAAACGAACTGGCGTCAACTCTTGAAGCCGGTGTAGGTGCATCTCGCGCGGCAGTTGATGCAGGCTATGCAGCTCACTCCATGCAAGTCGGGCAAACAGGGAAAACAGTCAGTCCCAACCTGTACATTGCATGTGGCATCTCTGGCGCCGTGCAGCACTATGCAGGCATGAAGACATCTAAAGTTATTGTCGCCATCAATAACGATAAGGATGCACCAATATTTAGCAAATGTGACTACGGCATTGTTGGGGACATCTTCGATGTTGTGCCGCAGTTAACCAACGCTCTTAAATAGTTTTTGCAGTGCGGTACGGTGGAATTGTGATGTGGCTTCCTTCTTCGGGCTCCACCGTACGCAGCACTCTTTCTAACTATGTTGAGAGCAACTATAAATGGCAACAAGATGGCGGATTATCCGTCTGTTTGCGGTCAGTGCACTGGAAAAAGGGATAATTAGGCTGTTGGTAAAGTCATTACTATTCGTATGAACGGATATAATGATGTCTTCCAGTAACTCGGTTGTTGATTGTTGTTGTGGTAGCAAAATCTCCTTTTATCGGCTGTCACTGACCGCAAGCTCTCATACTGTTTTTACGCAAATTCATTGCCTTATGACGCACGTACAGAGTTTTTTCTCTGTCATACGCAGGACAGAAGAACCATGACGGAACTATATATCAGTATTAAACAACTTCTTGTAGCGGCACTGCTCATTGCCTCATTTTCGTTTTTTGCGATAAAAGTACGACGTCTTATTGCGCTGATGCAAAGCGTTAAAGGCGAAGCACCACAATTTTTACCGGCTACATCTGAAGCTAACACTGAAATCGCACCGCCAATGGAGCGACTCAAGATTTTGTTTTCAGACGTACTCGGTCAGACAAATGTCCGACGAAAACTGGGCATAGGCCTCGCCCATACTGCTATTTTCTTCGGCTTCCTGCTTATTCAGCCTCACTCGCTGGAGATGATGATCCGCGGTATTTTTCCCGCATTTTCTCTCCATTCCCTGTTGCCGACGGGTTACACCATTTTTCTGGCACTTGCAGACTGGCTTGCTTTTGCCAGCCTCATAGGCTTCGGCTACGTGGCGTTTCGCCGTGTGGTTCTCAAGCCGGCATACCTGCCTAAGAGTCAGGATGCATGGGTGATTATAGCCTTTACCACTATCATTATAGTTACATTTTTCATCCTGAACGCATTGGCAACCATATCAACATACGCTGCTAATGGTCATGTCCTCAGCGGCGTTCCTATCTCCAGTGCTGTTGCAAGTTTGATGGGGATGAAAAGCTGGTCGCCGGCTACCTTACAGGTAACTTTTGAGCTGACATACTGGGTACATTTACTCACCATTATGGCGTTTTTACTCTTCATCCCGAGTTCCAAGCACCTGCACCTGCTTGCAGCCGTACCAAACGTGGTACTCAAGCCAGCCAAACTGGAAAAATCCATCGCAAAAACAGATATCGAAGATGAAGATGCTGAAACATTCGGGCTTGGCTTTATTAACGAGCTGAACTGGAAGCAAGTGATGGATCTCTACGCCTGTACAGAATGCGGACGCTGCGAAGAGCAATGCCCGGCTGCTAAAACAGGCAAGGCATTATCTCCACGTGAGTTTATCCACTCAGTTAAATCTGAACTGTTCGATAACGCTGATGCGCTGCTGGAAGGCAAACAGGAATTTGAGCCGTTGGTTCGCGAAGGCGGGCATGTGCTTGCAGAACAGATATGGGACTGTACTACCTGCAGAGCGTGTGAAGAAGCATGTCCTGTAAACATTCAGCATCTGGATATCATGTTCGAAGCACGCAAGTATCAAGTGCTTATGGAAGCAGCATTTCCGGCAGAGTTGAACGATACGTTCACAAATATCGAGAATCAGTCCAACCCATGGGGCTTCCCGACCGCCAGTCGTGGCGACTGGGCGAAAGAATTGAACATCCCGCATATATCGGACGCACCGGATGCTGAAATTATCTACTTCGCAGGCTCTGCCCTGAGTCTTGATGACCGCGGTAAAAAAGTCTCTCAGGCGCTTATGAAAGTGCTGAAGGCTGCCGGAGTCAAAGTAGCCATCCTCGGTGTAGACGAGCAGGATTCAGGTGATGATGCACGCCGCTGCGGTAACGAATATCTCGCACAAATGACCATGCAATCGAATGTGGAAGTGCTGAATGAATATGGTGTGAAAAACATCCTCACGGCTTGTCCGCATACCTATAACATCCTCAAGAACGAATATCCGGAATTCGGTGGTCTCTACAATGTAGTGCACCATTCCGAATACTTGCTGAAACTTCTCAATGCAGGACGCCTTACTGTTCCTGCCGGTGATCTCGGCTCTATAACATACCATGACTCCTGTTACCTTGGACGCTGGAACGGCATCTTTGAGGCACCGCGAAATCTGCTTAAGCAGATTAACAACAACACACCTATAGTTGAGATGGCTGCATCCCACGAAAAAGGCATGTGCTGTGGTGGCGGTGGCGGCAGAATGTTTATGGAAGAAGATACAGGCGAACGCATCAATGTTGTTCGCACAAAACAGGCAGTTGAAACAGGCGCACAGACCGTTGCTGTTGGTTGTCCATACTGTCTCACCATGTTCTCCGATGGTCTCGGCGAACTGGAAACAACTGCCACAGCCAAGGACATTGCGGAAATTCTGGCAGAAAAACTTGAGGCATAGAACGTACGA
It includes:
- a CDS encoding electron transfer flavoprotein subunit alpha/FixB family protein, translating into MTKSAVILETDASGVKEAVFAAITVAAASGDVIALTTASADSVQASCAEYGVTQLISINAGCDLDAHPDARATAFAECIKAHGITDVIAINSMEGKDLLARMAVILDAALTTDCLSIDVAERSVKKSYFAGKALATLTLPGDIALYGLRPNAVVAVAAPSTPASEDFTASVTAEGIVITDIQGGEGASTDLSEASVIVAGGRAVGDSSGFDILNELASTLEAGVGASRAAVDAGYAAHSMQVGQTGKTVSPNLYIACGISGAVQHYAGMKTSKVIVAINNDKDAPIFSKCDYGIVGDIFDVVPQLTNALK
- a CDS encoding FAD-dependent oxidoreductase produces the protein MDMKLPTHAQVVIIGGGIVGCSTAYHLAKAGWKDVILLERKSIASGTTWAAAGLLAQLRQNRQMSNLVKYATELYSTLEEETGMPTGYAMTGAISVCQTEDRVKEYLRGAARARAFGIDMHMISKSEALDMVPGMNLDSCLDEVFYLPNDAQINPEDSAQALAKGARMNGVRIFEDTPVTDIITKNGEIAGVSTEEGDIVCQYVVNCAGMWGRQIGKMAKVSLPLHAAEHMHAVTKPIEGYKDIFPCVRDFDGYTYFKAEHGGLLFGGFEPVAKAWGQKGIPKDFKFTALQEDWDQFNPFLECALDRFPAMETAEIRHLEVVPESFTPDNAFMLGEAPHVKNLFIGCGMNSVGIASSAGVGRAITQWMTDGKPAEELWPVDVRRFYSWQQNSSYLEERVTESVGILYEQHLPYKQRTTARNIIHSPLHDRLVEAGAAFSMVAGWERADWFAPEGVKPEHEYDWDAPNWIPYQKEEHLAVRDNVGVYDMCAMSKFIVQGKDAEEALQHVCTNDISGPVGKVTYTPVVNELGGFEMDITVTRIADNEYFIVSTANTTTRDIDYFRRNFPAYANATVTDVTHGWGMLAVMGPNARKVLEKITSEDLSNEAFPFATAKFMDVGYARPLAIRMSYVGELGWELYVPTNFMLNMYDRIMDAGKEFGIRNVGMQAVNSLRSETGYRHWENDLTPDDTPYEAGMGFGVKLAKGDFIGRSALMIQKARPLGKRMIQVVLGDPKAKIYGNEPVYRNGEIIGEITSGSYAFKLGAATGFAYANREDGEQLDLAWINDGTWEVEVQGKMIPASTSLAAPYDPKNQRVRM
- a CDS encoding electron transfer flavoprotein subunit beta/FixA family protein, with amino-acid sequence MQIYVCVKHVPDSGALIELDGATSFVEGNVKFIPNPFDEYGIEEALTLSKEHGGEVVIVCAGNNGATSSIRAALAMGATRAIHVVTDGQFTNSTTIAKAFAQAITQDGTADLIFTGKQSIDSEGGQFPYRLAKELSMPVINDVTGLALSDSTASLTREIGGGIRQHITAALPCVIGATRGLNEPRYPKLPDIMKAKKKPIQQLPVDTLSLGESPSAVLSNLEMVPERAGAKMLEGDVSAQIAELLRTLREEERVL
- a CDS encoding (Fe-S)-binding protein; this encodes MTELYISIKQLLVAALLIASFSFFAIKVRRLIALMQSVKGEAPQFLPATSEANTEIAPPMERLKILFSDVLGQTNVRRKLGIGLAHTAIFFGFLLIQPHSLEMMIRGIFPAFSLHSLLPTGYTIFLALADWLAFASLIGFGYVAFRRVVLKPAYLPKSQDAWVIIAFTTIIIVTFFILNALATISTYAANGHVLSGVPISSAVASLMGMKSWSPATLQVTFELTYWVHLLTIMAFLLFIPSSKHLHLLAAVPNVVLKPAKLEKSIAKTDIEDEDAETFGLGFINELNWKQVMDLYACTECGRCEEQCPAAKTGKALSPREFIHSVKSELFDNADALLEGKQEFEPLVREGGHVLAEQIWDCTTCRACEEACPVNIQHLDIMFEARKYQVLMEAAFPAELNDTFTNIENQSNPWGFPTASRGDWAKELNIPHISDAPDAEIIYFAGSALSLDDRGKKVSQALMKVLKAAGVKVAILGVDEQDSGDDARRCGNEYLAQMTMQSNVEVLNEYGVKNILTACPHTYNILKNEYPEFGGLYNVVHHSEYLLKLLNAGRLTVPAGDLGSITYHDSCYLGRWNGIFEAPRNLLKQINNNTPIVEMAASHEKGMCCGGGGGRMFMEEDTGERINVVRTKQAVETGAQTVAVGCPYCLTMFSDGLGELETTATAKDIAEILAEKLEA